TAAATCAAAATATATACAAAAAAATGTAGATGAAGTTACTGATCAAATAGGCACTATTGTAAATGCAATTAGTGAACAAACTATACTAGCAGAAGAATTGAAGGAGGTCATTAATGTATATAAAATTTAAGCTAATTATAGAAATATATTTATAGAAGGCTAATGAAGAATGTGCTAAAATCTGTATAATGATAACTCAAAATTTTAAAAAAGCTGAGGATTTTATATGGGTAGAAGAAGTATTGAAAATAGCCGTAGAAGACGTTATCTAAGAGAGAATAGGAAGAATAATCACTATTTTAAAAGTTTTATATTAGTTATTATAAGTATTGCAATTGTAATCATATTAGGTCTTTATTTGAAAAGCTTGAAGCTTATAGATACAAATAAAATTGAAAATGGGATTAAGTTAAATGGTGAAATAGTAGGGAGTGTAGCTAAAGAAATAGTAAACGAACAGCTTGTAAAAATGCCAATTAAAAAAGAAATTCTTATTTCCTTTGCTGGGGATTTCACGTTAGGAACAGATGATAAATTTTCGTATGAAGGAAGTTTACCAGCTGCATTTGTTAGTAATGGAAAAAACTATTCTTACTTTATGAAAAATGTAGCTAATATATTCAATAAAGATGATTACACCTTAGTGAATTTAGAAACTACATTAACAAATTCAAATGTTAAAGCTGCTAAGGATGGAGATGTATATTATAACTTCAAAGGGCCTAAGGAATATGCTAAGATATTAACAAGTTCTTCTATTGAAGGAGTTACAATAGCGAATAATCACATTTATGATTATGGAGAAGAAGGAATAAAGGATACTATTTCAACCTTAAAGGAAAATAAAGTTGATATCTGTGGAGAAGGCTATAAAATTATAAAAGATATAAAGGGAGTTAAGTTTGGATTTTTGGGATATACTGGGT
The window above is part of the Clostridium saccharoperbutylacetonicum N1-4(HMT) genome. Proteins encoded here:
- a CDS encoding CapA family protein, with protein sequence MGRRSIENSRRRRYLRENRKNNHYFKSFILVIISIAIVIILGLYLKSLKLIDTNKIENGIKLNGEIVGSVAKEIVNEQLVKMPIKKEILISFAGDFTLGTDDKFSYEGSLPAAFVSNGKNYSYFMKNVANIFNKDDYTLVNLETTLTNSNVKAAKDGDVYYNFKGPKEYAKILTSSSIEGVTIANNHIYDYGEEGIKDTISTLKENKVDICGEGYKIIKDIKGVKFGFLGYTGWESSDKLKTKIANDIKELRKQGAKVVIPYFHWGIEREYEPCDVQKNLARFSIDNGADAVIGSHPHVIQSVENYKGKLIAYSMGNFCFGGNANPPDKRTFILQFKAHIQDDKLANFEYKVIPAMISSRNDKNDYVPTLASGENRINILNTLNQLSPSLKGNINDEFFSLN